The following DNA comes from Caretta caretta isolate rCarCar2 chromosome 10, rCarCar1.hap1, whole genome shotgun sequence.
tctgctgcctccTCCTGTCCCCAAGGGATCTGCCACAGACCATGGCCCCAACACTGCCCTGTTCCATGTTCTCCATGGAGCACTACACGCTTCTCAGATGCAAGCTGGGGCTTCCGGGGGTAATTTGATTGCTCTTGCTTCTTGCTGAAGCTGCTAGCTGGTTGTAGTCTCCAAGACATGCCgccccagccccatctccccagctctgtgtgcaaaGGGAATGTACTGCCAAGAGTTGGTCATTAGCCAGGCCACTTTTGCTCAGAGCCATCACTTAGCGCTTCGTCATTATCAGCCACAGGCAGTTCCTAAAGTGATTCAGGGCATGGAGTGCTGGGGATTTCTTCAGACACGATGGGACTCCATCACATCAGACAGAGCAATTCCTGCCCACTCCAGGTGCAACCCACACTGGATCACGGCCAGCCCACCACCCCAGGAATTGGCCTCGGAccctctgggctgcagcctgcaTCCTGTTTATTGTCACATGCACTCTGATTATCTGTGGGTTACGTGGAGCAGATGGGCTGTGATGACGAGATTGTTGTATTGCCTCAGCCCCCCGCTGGCTTCTAATTAGTGCACACGCCACATCCCCACCTTCTCTGTCACTCACAGCAGTGGCTAGTCTGTTCTAACAGGGCTTTCTCCTGGTTGCCTTTCAGATTCGGACAAAGTGGATTCCCTTGGTGAATGGGGGAGTTGAAAAGGGTTCCAGGTACTGTACCAAACACAGCTTTTCTGGAGTCCGGTAGGGAAGAGGGCGTGCCAGTGGCACAATGGACCGGCTCTGGGTCCTGCTCCCATATAGCTCAGTGTGTTGGCTGGGCACACAAGCACTTGAGTACAGCCTGATGATTGCTGGCTGTTTGACATGGGCTTGGGAACTGGGAGATCCTGCAGGGAAAATAGCTTGGTGCTGCCTGGGAGCTTCCTGCGAACAGCAGTACACGGTATTAGGGAACGGCCGGCTAGCTCATGGGCCCCACATCTGATAGAGGTGGGGAGACTCTGGAGGCTTTTCCTCCTCTCAGGGTCTTGCTGCCACCGAGGCAAGAGGATCTGCTGGTGAGATGATTCCCGATGTAGGGGAGCAAGTGAGTTGCTGAGTCAGCGCAGGACCACAGAGGCCTAAGCTAACCGTGGGTTGCTTGGACGTAAGGTCGTCTCACGTGCCCAATAGTCTGGTTAGTCCTGCTGATGTATTCATCAGCCTAGGTTGTTCTGGCTGATCCGGTGCCTGGTTCCAGCAGCTGGAGGTGGAAGAGCAGTCAGGGGGCTGGCAGTTCTGTTCCTTTGAGTGCTCTTCTGATCAGCCGCCCTAAGAGCACATATGCAATGTGGGAGCCCAGATGGGAATTGCGTTGGCCTCTGTCTTTCCACTCCATGACACTTCATCTCTTCTCCCTCCTAGAATCCCAATCATCCTAGTGGGAAACAAGTCTGACCTACAGTCTGGGAGCTCCATGGAGATCATCCTGCCCATCATGAACCAGTTCTCTGAGATAGAGACCTGCGTGGAGGTGGGAAACCAGAGCACTGTACTTTGATTAGTGAAAGGGGGCTGTCCGTCCCTGTGAATTTCTAATGTTAATTACTAACGAGAGGCCTTGTCCCTGGTTCCATGGGCTGTCACCACAGTGAGTAGGAGGAACATTCTCCATCCTGATTTGGATCTGCCTTCTCAACACTGATCCCTGAAAGAGCCTTAGCCCAGCCCTGGTGGGATCCAGTCTCCTGAGCCCACAGGGGAACATGACAGAATTCTCATTGGCTTCTGGGAGCATGAAATGGGCCAAGAGAAACCAACATGTAAATGGGGAATTTCCCTTTTCGGTTTGTTTCCTGGTAACTGTCACAGACTTCAGTCCATGCCTTGATCTGATACCTGCCTGGAGCTGAAACTCACACTTCTCTTGTGCCCTCAGCTCCATCTTCCATCTGGCCCCAGGCCATGTCCACTCATGGTCCCTTTCTCTGTCGTTGCACTAGTGTTCGGCCAAGAACTTAAAGAATATCTCTGAATTGTTCTACTATGCCCAGAAAGCGGTTCTGCACCCGACAGCCCCCTTGTACGATCCAGAGGAGAAACAGGTAATCGAAGCCATCCCTGAACCCCAATCAGCcttgctcttctccctcccaggcATCCACGCACTTCCCAGTAACCTTCCATATCCTGCCTGTACACCCTCAGTCCTCTGGCATGATTGTGAAGCCTCTTGTTCTTAACTGCTGCCTGATTCTCCTTGTGCTCTGCCAGCCGACAGGCGCCACTCCTCTCAGCGGAGTTAGAGAATAAAGTCTTCCCCCTCTGCTGCTAAACTCGCTGTGTGCGCTCTGCCCTCCTCCGCAGGTGCAGTTCATGGGGTGCTAGACAGCTGTTGTAGGGAAGCTGAAGCACACCCTGGGAGTCTCTCACCCAGAAGTGCCTCTTGTACACATTGAGCCATGCTGCACTGATACAATAGATCCATCACCAGCCCCAGCAGGGGACAGAGTGATTCGGAGCCCTGAGAAGGCTTCCCCAGGGAAGAGTGTGTGGAAAGCATGGGACTGTATAGTGAGGGGTTTGATGGAGGTATCCAGAcgaatgactggtgtggagaagggaAACCCGCCACCTCTGTCCACCTGGTTCCAATGGTACAAGAACAAAGGGATGTTCAGTGACACTGAAAGGTGGCAAATCATCTTAATGTTTAGAAAAGGCAATACTTTTTTGTGCAACATATGGCTAGCcagtggaactctctgccactagATGTCATTGAGGCCATGAGCATAGgaggactctgaaaaggactggaCTTTTACATGGATAACAAGATCATCCACGGTTATGTTAGGGGGTCACATGGAAGGGAGGCATACCTTCATAGTTCAGGGCACAAGCAGCCTCTGACTGAAAGGGGTGAGGAAGAAAATTCCCATGTGGGCTGACTATGGTTCACAACTTACCCCTACCACTGCAGCAGCTCGTACTGGCTATTGTCAGAGCCAGAGTACTGATTTAGGTGGACCGTTGCCCTGAGCCAGTACAGGAAGCCTCGGAAGGTGGGTTTGTGGGAGGGAGCACTGAGCTGAAGACAACCTCTTCGTGTGCTTTTCACTATGACTCATTATATCCACAGCTGAGACCAACGTGTGCACGAGCACTTACACGGATTTTCAACATCTCAGACCAGGATAACAACCAGATCCTAAGTGATGATGAGCTCAACTACTTCCAGGTACAGACTCCTTAGCGCTTGGATTTCCAGGGGGTCCCCTGTCCCTGGGCTGTGATATCACCATGACCACTGCTACTGTTTCACCAGTAGTGTTACCTACAGCAGCTGCACACATCCCCTCCTGCCTGTTCTCTGGAAAGCCTCTCTGATTCCTACTTTCTTCTAACTCCAGGGTAAAGAGAGAGTCCCTTGCATGGCACATTGAGACCTTTTTGGACTCCTGGTCCTTGATGCCAAAGGGGAATGCCAGCAGCTAGTGTTCTGGCACACAGAGATCTGTGTATCTGATCATCTGTCTAGAGAAGGGTTTCATGCCCACACACTGTGAGCAGGGCCAAGCAGAGCTGTGGAAGGGATTGCTCTGTGATGTGTGAAGCAGGATACCCCTAGAGAGTAGCAAGGAGTTCTGCTGCATTGACTGAGGAGTAGGGACTCATGTAACAGGAATAAGACCGAGCTGGCAATCCATGAGGTGAGTGGAGTTTGTCTCCCTGTGATTCAGTGGCAGGTTTTGCTTGGAGTCCCAGGGTGTGCATAGGTACTGGTATAGCAAGAGTCTGGCAGCTCTTGGGAAGCGGCCTTCTAGTTGGAGTAGAGAAATGAAGTAATTAACAGGGGAGAGCTCTGGAGTGGGTTTCAATTCCTTCCCTTCCTTCTGGAGAGCTGGAAAGAGACAGGGAGGCTCTCTGCTGGCAAGGGGCTTTCCTGACCTTGCCCTTGTTTCTCTCGGAGGTAGAAGTCTTGCTTCGGGAATCCCCTGGCCCCCCAGGCCCTGGAAGACGTGAAGACAGTTGTGTGGAAGAACACCACGGATGGGGTGCAGGACAATGGCCTGACGTTAAACGGTAACTGAAGCGGGCAGCTTTTGTGTTGGTGTCACTGTCTCCTTGCTCCGTTCCTGGCCACTCTCCCCTCTGGCACCTGGGAGACGAGCGTTTTGCTGGGCAGAGAAGGACGGCAATAGATCTTCAGGAGCATGGGCCATGGTTTTGTACCCCGGCCCACACACCATAATGAAAAAGCTCATTGGGCATCTTCTCGGATGAGCTGGTGCTTGGCCTAGAGCCCCAGAGCCGCCTGATTCAAGGCCCCGCTTTCCCAGAGGAAGGAAGGCTTCTTTAGGGAACGTCCTGTTCTGACTTTGTGCTGAAGCACCTTGCTGGCTGGGCTGAGCGGAGCTTGCTGCTCCATTGCACCATAGCGCTGTCTGCATGGTGAGACCCTGCCTCTCTGCTCACAGGCTTCCTCTTCCTCAATACCCTCTTCATCCAGAGGGGGCGGCACGAGACCACCTGGACCATCCTGCGCCGCTTTGGCTATGCTGATGAGCTGGAGCTGACGGATGACTATCTCTACCCACTGTGCGTACAGGGCTCATCGTCTCCGATGCTGGGGAGGGATTGGCAGGCTGGGGATGGGATCCCCCAGGGAGACGGCTCAGAGCCATCTCGATGAGCCTTCCTTTTCAACCACCATATTCCTTTCTGAGGAGGCTTGGGGTCTCCCTTCTGTCCTAACTGACCGTCTGCAACGATGTGTGGTCTCTGAGCAGTGAGGTTCTCCTTTACTCCCAGTGGGTCTGGCGCAGCAGGAGCTGAAATCCAACCGGATGACAGCGCACAGCACCCAGTCCAGTTCTCTCGCAAGGGCAGAGTCACGCTCAGTGCCCCTGCACTGGCCTGTCTAGGAAGTCAGGATGTGGGGGCTGACAGACCACTAACCCCAGTGGCACTGTTGATTCCACTGGTGCCCACAGAGGGGAACAAATGGGACCTGGACTGTGACTTTCAAGTGAAATCACTAAGGGGATTTTGAAGTCTGTTCTCTCTCGGCAAAACTGTTTGGAGCAGTAAACTGTCAGCTCAGTATTCAGCTGGATTTTGCAGCTGCCTCCTCTTCTCTGATCCCTGTCATGCCCCCAAACTAACGAAAGGGTTTGTACTCTGAGCTAGAGAATCCTATAGCCAAAGCAGCAGGGCTCGTGGGGGGTATAACAGGGCTCTCACCATTGGAAGGGGAGCTACTGTGACTTAAGCACcattgtgacataccagggtataATTCAGGCTAGTGGGAGACTGTGTCATccctgccctgcaacttttggtGCCTTACAATGTTTTGCTGAAGCAGCTCCCAACTGGGCTGCTCCCAGACAGTCTCCAGCATGCAAGCCatgccctgagtgtctgtgtatagcttcAGCATGCCAGCCACACGTGGGTTACACTccggctctcaccagcctgggttatactgcagggtgaccccagcacacccccagtcccagatttcTCCAGGAAATGTATgtacagccctctcctggacagtacacaATATTTTCAGTCCGTTATTTTTTAAAGGGTATCATATGCCAGCTGATTGATTATCTCAAATAGTTACTCAGACACGTCAGTTTAAACAcattggattagataaaacagtaaatcaagtttattaactacaggtCGAGATTTAAGTGAGTAcaggtaatgaggcataaaagtcagaaatggttacaagaaaaatcaaGATAAGACATTTCTTAATACCAGATTTAACAAATGATaccagattcaagcaaagtttctcacaaCATGCCCTctgcagtcttactgaccaaaccctGTAGGGCAGGACCCATCCCGCAGAGCCCAACGAATGCTTCCTTTGTCGCTCCAGGTGCACACCTtgtgggggtgtttgtccctcctttctctagtttcagtccctctcttgaaaaacatttccagcggGGCACTAGGAGACTAtctgtgtggaaggatgttcctcACTGGCTTTTTCTCACCTGTTGGAGCTTTGTTCGTTTTCCGTCCTGCGTGATAACTCTGTTCCctgcttaaatgcaaatgaagcagagcacacattcctttgttgaGGACAGACCTGTTTACCAGCCTCAGtttgggtggggctgtggggtttggaacatgtgttaagaaCTTCATACAGGGAACTCTTGTAACGTcacatagtgttgctacacattTTTTAACAGGACAATATTGACCAGCaaactgagttttcaaatgatacctcacaagacatgcCTTGCACAAAAATTATTGCACTAGCGTGTAGGGTGTGAAAATGGGTGTATTCTGTCACGGCCACTCTGTCTCTTGCTGAATACTGCACGTGGAGCTTATGACAGAGCAAAATCAACACagaaggggctgcagcagcatttcccccccgccccccaacttaGATAAGCATCCCAGGCCCAGGGAAGAATCCTGTATTCCTgtaagtcaggtttcagagtagctgctgtgttagtctgtatctgcaaaaagaacaggagtacttgtggcaccttagagactaacaaatttatttgagcataagcttccgtgggctacagcccacctcattgtagcccacgaaagcttatgctcaaataaatttgttagtctctaaggtgtcacaagtactcctgttcttttttctgtaaATCAGGGGCACCCAAACATAACCAGCTGAGGGCTGCATTAGCAACTTGCCCACAGACTGCGCCCAGTTGCTTTGAAATGGAGCAGATTGCAGCCAGGCCACTGGGATCAAGATGAGGCATAGTCAGCTGGGAGCTAGTCTCTTAAAACCATAGTAGGGCGCCAGGGGATGCACTCTGGCCTCGCCTGTTGTTGGTGTTTGGGAAGTTGGCTGTTTGGACTCCACTGACCCAGGTCTCCTCTGCCTGCCCATTGGAGCTGTGTGCAGGTGGTTGGCCTGTTTGACTCTGAGGGTGCATGCTGCCAGTGAGAACTACTGCAACAGGCTCTGTTCAGAGGATCCagaccatgggccagatcctcctttCTCGTGGAATTGTTTTGTGTTGTCCCCCCGCCATGGGCTGTTGGATGGCGTTGGGCAGTCATAGCGATTCCTGTGCTAATCACCAGGTTCAATGAAGAGAAGTCTGAGTGGACGTCCCCAGTGGGGGAGTTAGTGTGTCCCTCAGTGCCTGGTTAACAGGTTGCACTGActtgttctctctccctccctgcaggttCCGCGTGCCCCAGGGCTGCTCCACGGAGCTCAATCACTTTGGATACCAATTTCTGCAGCGGATGTTTGAGAAGCACGATAAGGTGAACTGGGCTTcgcagggagtggggaggcaggTGGCTGTCAGGCTGTCCAATCCCACGGCGAGTACCCTCACAGTCTCGCAGACATGCTTAGCTGACTCTGCGCTCTTGCTCACAGGGGCATCTTTGCAGTTGCTCTTCACGCAGTCCCATCTGCTTATTCTGTTGTCCTTGCATTCTCCTTCCTTGGGGGGATTGGGGTAAGGCAGCCCAGGGCCAGAGAAAGCATCTTCGTCGCATGCATGTGACCTCTGGATACAGAGGATATTTTGCAATGCATCGTAGCTAGAAGTTAAACCAGACTCTCTGGAAACTCCAGCTGGTGCAGAGCATGGCAGCCAGCTGTCTGACCAACACAGCTTGTTGAGAGCACACAACCATAACCTATGATAGTGCCCATCCTCGAACAGTGGAAGTCTTAGTGACAAAGGGGAGGCTACTAGGAATTGGAGACAAAGCCACCTTGGCAGCTGGCCCACAGCAGTGGAACAATTATAAATGACCACATACCAGACAGCCATCAGGGGAGAGCACAAGGCCCAaagaggggagaaggaagaaagcaGTTTTTGCTCTTTTCTGGCTCTTTGAAGAGTGAGAGAAGAGCATGCCACCTCTGTGCAACTCACTCATCTGGGGCGTGATGCTCCAGTTCCGCAGTGATGTGCGCTGCATAAATACCCAAGCCCCTGTGCGCTCTGAAGCAGGCCAAGCCTCAAATCTGCAGCACTCCAGTGTGGCGAACTGATAACTCTGTGGCAGTTTCCTTTACGTGTTTTAAAAAGGAGGGTTTTCTTGAGTTCAGCCTGAAGGCAAACAGCCCAATCGCTCGTCTCCCCCTTTATTTGGTTATTCAATTCTGTGTTACACTGCTCCTGCATTTTCCATTCTCAGTGTGTTACTGCATCATAGAAGCTGTCTGGGGCAAAGCTGGCAGCTGAGTGATGGGCAGTTAGAGCTTTTGGCCCCTGAGAAAGTGTGGAAGGAAGTTGGGGATTGTAGGGTAAGCACATGGGCTGGGTGTTTCTGCTAAAACAATCAGCAGTGAAACAGCTGTTGACAGTGAAGTTACCATCTCTAGGCTTCAGGGTTTGCACTCTCCTGAAGAATGATGTTCGTTTCACACTGGATAGATGTCAGTTTCAGGCAGAttcaggctttctgcagactCAAGAAGACAATGTTGCATTGTTTACAGGTGGCTCCCCTTGTGGAGGGGCTCTCTGCAGCTCTAAggattagaaatatttttttcagcgAAAGCTGATCGGGAGCAAAATTCTGCAGCAGCAAGTGATTTCTTCACCCGGGTGTGCTGTTACCGAATCGCAGAGTCtatggggctctggctgtgccCAGATAAATACATCACTTCAGCATAATTAGCCAGCATGTGGGCATGTATAGCTGTGCACAAGAGTGTATCCATAATGCTCTGGGTCTCCAGGTGGCTCCCGCTTCAAGCATCAACTCTCCCTTTGTGTTCCCAGGACAGAGACGGAGCCCTCTCACCTGTAGAACTACAGAGCTTCTTCAGTGTCTTCCCCTATGTGCCCTGGGGACCTGAACTCTACAACACGGTATGCACCACTGATAAAGGCCTGCTTTCACTGCATGGATTCCTCTGCCAATGGACGTAAGCGCAGTCCCTCTCCATCCCCCTTACTCCAGTTCACTTAGCACATCCCTGGCTCCGTCAGGGTTCTCTGTAACTGGCAGGGTTCTCTTTGCTTGGATCCCCCAGGCTGGTATCCTATCTGGATGTCCATCACTGCCTAGAGTACTTGGGTTACTTGGGCTACCCCGTCTTCTCTGAGCACAACTCTCAGACACAGGCAATCACAGGTACGTCATCCCTCCAGTGTCTCCAGCATTGCCTCTGCTATCCTTGGACCCTTGGTGCCCACCTTTCTAGTGCTAACACAGGGTTCTCTGCATCCCCTACTCCAGTTACCCGGGAGAAGAGAATTGACCTGGAGAAGGGTCAGACCCAGAGGAATGTGTTCCTCTGTAAAGTGATTGGCCCCAGGGGTACGGGCAAATCTGCGTTTCTGCAGGCCTTCCTCGGGAGGAACCTGGCTGTGAGTATGCATGCTTTCCTGCCCCAAAAACCCCTTATCTCTCACCTGGAAGCTTAAAAAGATGAGGCCTTCAAACTCCTTCTGTGTCGCTGTGCATATGTAAAGCAGTCCCGGGCACGTACTGACTAAGGGCTGGGAGCCCAATGCCTGGAGTATCAGTGAGGAGACCGATTAATTCATCTACTTCATCCCTCTggcccagtgcaggattgttccctacagcacATTCCCTCATACTTTATTCCGACTAGTTTGAATGTCCCAAACAGTGAGGCTCCCACCAGTTCTTGTGGGCAGACTGTTCCACCTGAGATCTGGTAGATCTCACTGACGGTGTTTtcccctgatattcagcctaagtTTTCCTTCGTttcctggagcagagcagcagggTCCTTCCTCACACTGCTTCCCGCACTAGGAGGCCCTCTCTGCTGTGGGGTTTTGGGGGAATCGCCCGTTCCCTGGGATGAATGGATGAGGAAGCATCTAGTCTTCATAGCTGCTTACTCAATAAGTCTGTATCCTCTCTGGTTCAGAGAGCAGCTTGCTGTGAATGGCTTTGTTCACGTGCCAGAAGCACAGTGTGCTGGAGCCGCTCCCCTGTAATAGTTTTGCCTCCAGTAACAGGTTGCTGTAGCACTTGGGGACTCTTGGGACAATGTTCACAGGCACCAAGCCATGGTAAACGTTCTCTCTTCCTCATGGCTGTACTGCTGTTGTCCCCTTCCTTGCAGGCACACAGGGAGTCCCTGGGAGAGCTGTCCTTCTATGCAATCAACACTGTCCAAGTCAGTGGCCAGGAAAAGTATTTAATAGTAAGTCCCATGGAGCAGGAGACTGGGGAAGCTCTCGAGGATGGACTAGCCACTTCCTTGGCCATGCGGAGAGCAGAAAGGCTTCATGGGGATCTTAGAGATGTCTCAATGGAAATGGTCATGAGGAGGATGCAAGCAGCATTTAAGACCTCTCCAATATGCAACCCCTGGTCTTAAGAGTCCATTCTGAAGTATCCTCATGGTTTCCAGTGCTGTTTGCTTTGTCCTGTAGTTAAAGATTATTTTCTGCTAGGCAACCACTTTTGGGAGCTCTCTAGAGAGTGGCATATGCACCACCTACAAAGGCATGGAGAAGGTAGTGACTCATCATGGGTCATAGAGCAGGTCGCtgcagtcctgactcccagccctctgctgtaGCAACTAGATCACAGCAGCCTTTGGGGCTTCTGCTTCAGCAGCTGCCCTGACATGCTGTTCCTGCGACAGCCTTGGGTTGGCATGACCTGTGCGCTGGTGGGAGAAGTGCCACAGTCTCCAGACGCCGTGTGATCTTCTGGCTTCATGTCTTGGCTATCTTCTCTTGGGccactttccttttctttcctctgctcCAGTTGTATGAGATTGATGTGGACACGGAGTTCATGAAGGCCTCGGACGCGGCGTGCGATGTCGCCTGCTTAATGTACAACGTGAATGATCCCAAATCTTTCAACTATTGCGCCTGTATTTATAAGGTAAGCATCACGTCCTCCCCTGAGCAGCAGCCCCAGTCCCTTGGAAGGAAATCCGCATCCTAATGGGAGGGGCAGGCTGTACCATACCGAGGATTCCTGCTTGCTCTGTCCCATCTGTTAGTGCTGGCATCATGACAGCTACCAGTTCCACCAGGGATCCTGCAGGTGAGCCCCCCTCACAACAGAACTCACTTGCTGTTCTGCAAGGTGACCTTCCCGTCACAGGGGCCACCCCTGCCACATCCCAGCTTTGGATTCTGCTGCTCCCTTTCCCCTCGATGTTTAGTGGGTGATGACCACTTCCCTTTATCTCCCTCTCGTGACCTTTGTGTCTCCTACACAGCAACACTACATGGATGGACAAATTCCCTGCATCTTCGTCGCCTCCAAGTCAGACCTGCCAGAAACAACTCAGCAGCATGGACTCTCGCCTGCTGAGTTCTGTTACAAGCATCGCCTGCCGCCACCATTCTACTTCACCTGCAACAGCCCTGGCCTGCCCAGCACCACCATCTATACCAAACTGGCCACAGCAGCTGCCTTCCCGTCAGTACTCTTTCTGCATCACTAGAGTGCACTCTTCTAGGCATACGGCCTGACCGTGGGCAGGCAGAATGCATGTGAGACTGAGGGGTGTATGTTAACACAGCCTGCAAATGTTACCAGCTCAGGCCCATGTTATGGCACTTAGATGATGGGGAACAGGATCCCTTTTAAGCCAAAAAGCACTTTAAATACATccgtttatttttattttatggctTATTGCTGTCAGATCTGAGCTCCTCACCCATTCCTAGCATGCCTGGGAGGTAAGGAAGTATTTCTGTCCTCATCTTACTGAGGCATAGCGTGGTATGCCTGAGAGCActttcaggaagtcagtggcagagcccagaAAAGATCCCGGATCTGCCTTAGCCATAGGATCAGCCTTCCTGTCCTTTAGTGTGAGTAGGGTCTGCAGAACGAGTCTGTAAAAACAGCACCTTCGTTCCCACTGGCCTGGgagcaaagtttatttttaaaaactgaaataagtgtGTAGCCCTGCACAGCCAACTCAGCTCTGGGGGAGAGAGCTGGATTCCATTCCAGCCCATGCACCGCCAACAGAATTGTCAACTATGGTCCCATTGCAGGATCTTTATTGTTGATGCATGAGTTGGAAAGAGCCCAGCGAGAATTTCTAGACCCAGACGAATCGATCTTGTATTTTCCCCCTAAACTGATCAGATTTATACCGAGATCAGTAAAATGGAGCCCCATGAGGCCATTTGTACAGAGTTGCTTTCTGGAGTAGAAATGGGTCGCCCAGTCAAGCAGATTTAGGCTCAATATTTAGGTTTGGCAAAAGAAAGTAACTAGAAAAGTTCCTGGATATACCACTGCCTGCAGTAAGAGCATTGTTTTAGTAGAGGGAAGCTAGAAAATGAAGCTGACCTGTCTAGTTAGGTGCAGGGAGAAAGCTCATACTGGGAGTAAATTAGATTGTTGATACTAGAAGAACAATAAGCAGATATGAGATGTTTTCGTTGGTCTCCATTcagtaaacattttttcttttagcgctgctgcttttttcttcacaatattaaaatttaa
Coding sequences within:
- the RHOT2 gene encoding mitochondrial Rho GTPase 2 isoform X1, with protein sequence MKRDVRILLVGEARVGKTSLIMALVGEEFPEEVPPRAEEITIPADVTPEKVPTHIVDYSESEQTEDELQEEIAKANVVCVVYDVTVEATIEKIRTKWIPLVNGGVEKGSRIPIILVGNKSDLQSGSSMEIILPIMNQFSEIETCVECSAKNLKNISELFYYAQKAVLHPTAPLYDPEEKQLRPTCARALTRIFNISDQDNNQILSDDELNYFQKSCFGNPLAPQALEDVKTVVWKNTTDGVQDNGLTLNGFLFLNTLFIQRGRHETTWTILRRFGYADELELTDDYLYPLFRVPQGCSTELNHFGYQFLQRMFEKHDKDRDGALSPVELQSFFSVFPYVPWGPELYNTVCTTDKGLLSLHGFLCQWTLVSYLDVHHCLEYLGYLGYPVFSEHNSQTQAITVTREKRIDLEKGQTQRNVFLCKVIGPRGTGKSAFLQAFLGRNLAAHRESLGELSFYAINTVQVSGQEKYLILYEIDVDTEFMKASDAACDVACLMYNVNDPKSFNYCACIYKQHYMDGQIPCIFVASKSDLPETTQQHGLSPAEFCYKHRLPPPFYFTCNSPGLPSTTIYTKLATAAAFPHLNDTDLGAASFWLRVALGASITAVVGFALYKALAKSK
- the RHOT2 gene encoding mitochondrial Rho GTPase 2 isoform X2 — protein: MKRDVRILLVGEARVGKTSLIMALVGEEFPEEVPPRAEEITIPADVTPEKVPTHIVDYSESEQTEDELQEEIAKIRTKWIPLVNGGVEKGSRIPIILVGNKSDLQSGSSMEIILPIMNQFSEIETCVECSAKNLKNISELFYYAQKAVLHPTAPLYDPEEKQLRPTCARALTRIFNISDQDNNQILSDDELNYFQKSCFGNPLAPQALEDVKTVVWKNTTDGVQDNGLTLNGFLFLNTLFIQRGRHETTWTILRRFGYADELELTDDYLYPLFRVPQGCSTELNHFGYQFLQRMFEKHDKDRDGALSPVELQSFFSVFPYVPWGPELYNTVCTTDKGLLSLHGFLCQWTLVSYLDVHHCLEYLGYLGYPVFSEHNSQTQAITVTREKRIDLEKGQTQRNVFLCKVIGPRGTGKSAFLQAFLGRNLAAHRESLGELSFYAINTVQVSGQEKYLILYEIDVDTEFMKASDAACDVACLMYNVNDPKSFNYCACIYKQHYMDGQIPCIFVASKSDLPETTQQHGLSPAEFCYKHRLPPPFYFTCNSPGLPSTTIYTKLATAAAFPHLNDTDLGAASFWLRVALGASITAVVGFALYKALAKSK